A genomic segment from Deinococcus sp. YIM 77859 encodes:
- a CDS encoding esterase family protein encodes MAVLVQGQQVTFFPPAGAAALVGDFTDWRKKPPLPVRPSEPLTLTLPRGAWVEYAWLDAAGEAFADPENPQRSLNPWWPYPRAVVVGEYARHPLWLRPDATHKGTAHRLSWEGTVFPGTRRVIVYTPHGHDHSRPTPVYYVQDGVAFYRTGKLGEVMDRAVEAGLATGAVLVFVEPGDRSTEYYLNDRYLDFLREEVFPRVEGEHVTVGERGLWGASLGGLISLFLGSRHPELFSRVVSHSGALIARPGAQDPDGSVNTTTAGEWLREQLEAAPPRHLRVSLDTGTLEWLTAPNRRMAAALADGGVAHQYREYPSGHNWVTWREALPEAFLYLQGL; translated from the coding sequence ATGGCCGTTTTGGTGCAGGGGCAACAGGTGACTTTCTTTCCCCCGGCGGGCGCGGCAGCGCTTGTAGGCGACTTCACGGACTGGCGCAAAAAGCCGCCGCTGCCGGTGCGCCCGAGCGAGCCCCTCACGCTCACGCTGCCGCGCGGCGCCTGGGTGGAATACGCCTGGCTTGACGCGGCAGGCGAGGCGTTCGCGGACCCGGAGAACCCGCAGCGTTCCCTGAACCCGTGGTGGCCGTACCCGCGGGCGGTGGTGGTCGGCGAGTACGCGCGGCACCCGCTGTGGCTGCGGCCCGACGCCACACACAAAGGCACGGCGCACCGCCTGTCCTGGGAAGGGACCGTCTTTCCCGGCACCCGCCGCGTGATCGTCTATACCCCGCACGGGCACGACCACAGCCGGCCCACACCGGTGTACTACGTGCAGGACGGCGTGGCCTTTTACCGCACGGGCAAGCTGGGCGAGGTGATGGACCGGGCGGTAGAGGCGGGCCTGGCTACAGGCGCGGTGCTGGTGTTTGTGGAACCGGGTGACCGCAGCACCGAGTATTACCTCAATGACCGGTACCTGGACTTTCTGCGCGAGGAGGTTTTCCCCCGCGTGGAGGGCGAGCACGTGACCGTAGGCGAGCGGGGGCTGTGGGGGGCTTCGCTGGGTGGTCTGATCTCGCTGTTCCTGGGAAGCCGCCATCCGGAGCTGTTCTCGCGGGTGGTCAGCCACTCCGGAGCCTTGATTGCTCGGCCCGGCGCCCAGGACCCGGACGGCAGCGTGAACACGACCACGGCGGGCGAGTGGCTGCGCGAGCAGCTCGAGGCGGCCCCCCCACGGCACCTGAGGGTGAGCCTGGACACGGGCACGCTGGAATGGCTGACCGCCCCCAACCGCCGTATGGCCGCCGCCCTGGCCGACGGAGGGGTCGCCCACCAGTACCGTGAGTACCCCAGCGGCCACAACTGGGTGACGTGGCGCGAGGCGCTGCCCGAGGCCTTTCTGTACCTGCAGGGGCTCTGA
- a CDS encoding peptidase C39 family protein, which translates to MRAALLTALLLMGGAEALTMTYPNSTTVIHERASDWASAELRGVTLRGDALTLAPGATSGTLTGQPVKVPAFDELVPSWNAVTPGKGSVTVEVRTRTGGDWSRWFSFGTWQSGAGRSSLNGQKDVTGQVLTDTLRLNAKATTYQYRVTLRGAGTSVRLLALNTADRAQRMAGLGQPGNRAAWGKLVNVPQRSQMLYAGGGEVWCSPTSVAMILAAYGVNVPVPQAAEGTFDRAYGGTGNWPFNTAYAGAHGLRAFLTRLPSLAEAERYTAAGVPLAVSLGWKKGELPGAPLTASDGHLMVLVGFDAQGNPVLNDPAAPTDAAVRRTYPRAAFERQWLSHSGGLSYVIAPPNKALP; encoded by the coding sequence ATGCGTGCCGCTCTCCTGACGGCGCTGCTCCTGATGGGCGGCGCAGAGGCCCTGACCATGACGTACCCGAATTCGACCACGGTGATTCACGAGCGCGCGAGCGACTGGGCGAGCGCGGAGCTGCGGGGTGTGACGCTGCGCGGTGACGCCCTGACCCTTGCCCCGGGCGCAACCAGCGGCACGCTGACGGGCCAGCCCGTCAAGGTTCCGGCGTTCGACGAACTCGTGCCGTCGTGGAACGCCGTGACTCCGGGCAAGGGTAGCGTCACGGTGGAAGTGCGGACGCGAACCGGCGGGGACTGGAGCCGCTGGTTTTCTTTTGGAACCTGGCAGAGCGGCGCGGGCCGCAGCAGCCTGAACGGACAAAAGGACGTCACGGGGCAAGTTCTGACCGACACGCTGCGTCTGAACGCCAAAGCCACCACGTACCAGTACCGGGTCACGCTGCGCGGCGCGGGCACAAGTGTTCGCCTGCTGGCCTTGAACACCGCGGACCGCGCGCAACGTATGGCTGGGCTGGGACAACCGGGAAACCGAGCGGCCTGGGGCAAGCTGGTGAATGTGCCTCAGCGGTCGCAGATGCTCTACGCAGGCGGCGGCGAGGTCTGGTGCAGCCCTACCAGCGTCGCCATGATCCTCGCGGCATACGGCGTGAACGTGCCGGTCCCGCAGGCGGCGGAGGGCACCTTTGACCGGGCCTACGGCGGCACGGGCAACTGGCCCTTTAACACCGCCTATGCCGGAGCGCACGGCCTGCGCGCTTTTCTCACACGCCTTCCCAGCCTCGCAGAAGCCGAGCGGTATACGGCGGCGGGGGTTCCTCTCGCCGTCAGCCTGGGCTGGAAAAAAGGCGAACTGCCCGGCGCGCCCCTCACCGCCAGTGACGGACACCTGATGGTCCTCGTTGGCTTCGACGCCCAAGGGAACCCCGTTCTGAATGACCCTGCGGCGCCCACCGACGCGGCTGTGCGCCGCACCTATCCCCGCGCGGCCTTTGAACGGCAGTGGCTCTCGCACAGCGGCGGCTTGAGCTACGTCATCGCGCCGCCCAACAAGGCGCTGCCCTAG
- a CDS encoding pilus assembly PilX N-terminal domain-containing protein, with translation MTVRIVRLGEQRREEGIALVVVLLFTAIILAIVVSTTATLALGARGGGVNERAAYQALLAAESGLNTFEVRFKAKTDSLPRNQRLRGSVTPEQINAWLEVHELGSYTAGTGQQATLSFESKGSDGTLSLVAQGTSDTARKIVLQNYHLDYVPAYNIRADAPLVSYPNVDVKGGARIEGENGLNSSGTVLVAQVDQPGGVTIAASLTAPTFTVRVSSVLGNADPLLAAGDYIKMGSLTYKVQGVQGNEATIKTLTDNFPATTIVNRTNIERIDSAVTAPFTQTLHQSSTVNVSDPTFFITGSEVFLGGMKGQVESVDNSAKTISVKWTEKTSALGPSTTTIAEGTPIRRDVHGVASGYRVDGQSQVTNGVSQNDLRLRNLNPFNPAADTETTDLFTHTFGQTKNEMLNVSPYQGWLTPVSSFDGNVSGLTLVNGNINLNGRQDLCGSGVLIVKGNLTVNGTCNEGFRGIVYVMGDYNQQGNSAIKGAVIAEGATEVVYGTECVPNPSSGTGSGPGNSCDTQVAGTGQGNGKIVYDRGALLEAGSLLSPLTFTAVPGTWRQR, from the coding sequence ATGACCGTCCGCATCGTGCGTCTCGGCGAGCAGCGCCGGGAAGAAGGCATCGCCCTGGTGGTGGTCCTGCTCTTTACGGCCATCATCCTGGCCATCGTCGTGAGTACTACCGCTACCCTCGCTCTCGGCGCACGCGGCGGCGGGGTAAACGAGCGGGCGGCGTACCAGGCGCTGCTGGCGGCGGAGAGCGGGCTGAATACCTTTGAAGTTCGGTTCAAGGCCAAGACGGACAGTCTGCCCCGCAACCAGAGGCTACGCGGCAGCGTGACTCCGGAGCAGATCAACGCCTGGCTCGAGGTCCACGAGCTTGGTAGCTACACGGCAGGGACGGGACAGCAAGCCACCCTCAGTTTTGAGAGCAAGGGCAGCGACGGGACGCTAAGCCTGGTGGCTCAGGGCACCTCGGATACAGCCAGGAAAATTGTCCTCCAAAACTACCACCTTGACTACGTCCCGGCTTACAACATCCGTGCGGATGCGCCCCTGGTCTCTTACCCGAATGTCGACGTGAAGGGTGGGGCACGCATCGAGGGTGAAAATGGCCTGAATTCCTCCGGTACCGTCCTTGTTGCCCAGGTGGACCAACCCGGCGGCGTCACCATCGCCGCCTCTCTCACAGCACCGACCTTCACCGTCCGTGTCTCCTCCGTTCTGGGCAATGCTGACCCTCTTCTTGCCGCCGGAGATTATATAAAGATGGGGTCTCTCACCTATAAGGTTCAGGGCGTACAGGGCAATGAGGCTACTATCAAGACTTTAACGGACAATTTTCCCGCCACGACAATCGTCAATCGTACTAATATCGAGCGGATTGACTCTGCCGTTACCGCCCCCTTTACCCAGACACTTCATCAAAGCAGCACGGTTAATGTTTCCGATCCTACCTTCTTCATAACCGGTTCCGAGGTGTTTCTAGGGGGGATGAAGGGACAGGTCGAAAGCGTGGACAATAGCGCCAAGACCATTTCGGTTAAGTGGACCGAAAAAACCAGCGCCTTGGGTCCGAGCACAACAACGATAGCAGAAGGCACGCCCATCCGACGCGACGTTCATGGCGTCGCTTCTGGCTACAGGGTTGACGGACAATCCCAGGTCACCAACGGTGTCTCTCAGAATGACCTGCGACTGCGCAACCTGAATCCTTTCAATCCTGCGGCTGATACAGAGACAACCGACCTGTTTACACACACCTTCGGCCAGACCAAAAACGAGATGCTGAATGTCAGCCCCTACCAAGGCTGGCTCACCCCCGTCAGCAGCTTCGACGGCAACGTCAGCGGCCTTACCCTTGTTAACGGCAACATCAATCTCAACGGCCGACAAGATCTATGTGGCAGCGGCGTCCTGATCGTTAAGGGAAACCTGACCGTAAACGGCACCTGTAATGAAGGCTTTCGAGGCATCGTCTATGTGATGGGGGACTACAATCAGCAGGGGAATTCCGCGATTAAGGGAGCCGTTATTGCGGAAGGAGCCACCGAGGTCGTGTACGGCACCGAGTGTGTGCCCAACCCGAGCAGCGGCACCGGGAGTGGTCCCGGCAACTCCTGCGATACCCAGGTTGCCGGCACCGGCCAAGGCAACGGCAAGATCGTCTATGACCGGGGAGCCCTGCTGGAAGCCGGATCACTCCTCTCGCCCCTCACCTTTACAGCCGTCCCCGGTACCTGGAGGCAGCGTTGA
- a CDS encoding Tfp pilus assembly protein FimT/FimU codes for MKRQGFTLTELLTVMAIIGILIAVGIAHYARWRASSAVLQGAQEFGQAVAATRTGAKRANACWQISLVSTAASNTQYQVKEYSGPICSTTAGTLIRTRTYTLPPGTTLTLSTGASSMNFTPPYGTTDGAPDTFVVRWAANTDLARTVRVTSIFGKVIIK; via the coding sequence TTGAAGCGCCAGGGCTTTACCCTCACCGAGCTGCTGACCGTCATGGCCATCATCGGCATTCTGATCGCGGTTGGCATCGCGCACTATGCCCGTTGGCGTGCCAGTTCTGCTGTGCTGCAAGGCGCGCAGGAGTTCGGGCAGGCAGTGGCGGCCACCCGTACAGGAGCCAAACGGGCAAATGCCTGCTGGCAGATTTCGCTCGTCTCGACCGCTGCCAGCAACACTCAGTATCAGGTGAAGGAATACAGCGGTCCCATCTGCTCGACCACCGCCGGGACACTGATCAGAACCCGGACGTACACCCTGCCGCCGGGCACGACCCTGACCTTGAGTACTGGCGCCAGTTCCATGAACTTTACGCCGCCCTACGGAACGACGGACGGCGCTCCGGATACCTTTGTGGTCAGGTGGGCGGCCAACACTGACCTCGCGCGCACCGTCCGGGTAACCAGCATCTTCGGCAAGGTGATCATCAAATGA
- a CDS encoding prepilin-type N-terminal cleavage/methylation domain-containing protein, with product MNKRQQGLTLIEVLVAITIFAIVSVAVLAMFPTIFKLNSQTRADQAVTIGAKQYLEGIRSSFSTTVSFDAAATASLPAAPSGSSVNSYSCERTVTNVQTSSTGTVIIKRVTLTCTHTSQPTRTFILDFGRPS from the coding sequence ATGAATAAGAGGCAGCAGGGCCTGACCCTCATTGAAGTGCTGGTGGCCATCACGATCTTTGCCATCGTGTCTGTTGCCGTCTTAGCGATGTTCCCGACCATCTTTAAACTCAATAGCCAAACACGGGCCGATCAGGCGGTGACCATCGGGGCCAAACAGTATCTGGAGGGTATCCGGTCCAGCTTTTCCACCACGGTCAGCTTCGATGCAGCGGCGACAGCCTCCCTGCCTGCCGCCCCGTCTGGCAGCAGCGTGAACAGCTACAGCTGTGAGCGTACGGTAACGAATGTGCAGACCAGTTCCACCGGAACCGTCATCATCAAGCGGGTTACCCTGACCTGCACCCATACCAGCCAGCCCACGCGGACCTTCATCCTAGACTTCGGGAGGCCGTCGTGA
- a CDS encoding type II secretion system protein J has product MKRRDAGLTLVELLVAMAIIGIVFALVTNWQTSTLSISTRTNALSQRLSELNDVTGYVGDRVRSALAVRTSGFTVNAASAPNSGLCDTVTPCLAVLVPVEEAEVSGSAVVYKQSFLQLIYRMEPRSTWPATDEDKVPDSWADNAANNVMILREYYARCTVTTTNDCSAFKTAFSTTTAFSGMNRYLVSDYLTSVDSSGSAITPFTYSYDATKHVGMVTLKFQGKQQVRGTTSFTPPTGPYTLTVQARNVE; this is encoded by the coding sequence GTGAAGCGCCGGGACGCAGGCCTCACGTTGGTGGAACTATTGGTGGCGATGGCCATCATCGGCATTGTCTTTGCCCTCGTCACCAACTGGCAGACTTCCACCCTCAGCATCTCCACGCGGACCAATGCCCTGTCGCAGCGCCTGAGCGAGCTGAACGACGTGACCGGGTACGTGGGGGACCGGGTACGGTCGGCTCTGGCTGTTCGCACAAGCGGCTTCACGGTCAACGCCGCTTCGGCTCCCAACAGCGGGCTGTGCGACACCGTAACGCCTTGCCTGGCTGTTCTTGTCCCGGTTGAAGAGGCGGAGGTCAGCGGTTCAGCGGTGGTGTACAAGCAGTCTTTTCTCCAGCTGATCTACCGCATGGAGCCCCGTTCGACATGGCCGGCCACGGATGAAGATAAAGTCCCCGACAGCTGGGCTGACAACGCGGCCAACAACGTCATGATCCTGCGGGAGTATTACGCCCGTTGTACGGTGACCACCACGAACGACTGTTCCGCCTTCAAAACCGCCTTCAGCACCACCACGGCTTTCAGCGGGATGAACCGCTATCTGGTCTCCGATTACCTCACGTCCGTTGATTCGTCGGGCAGCGCGATCACACCCTTCACCTACAGTTACGATGCGACAAAGCATGTCGGCATGGTCACGTTGAAGTTTCAGGGCAAGCAGCAGGTACGCGGCACGACCTCTTTCACGCCCCCCACCGGCCCCTACACCCTGACCGTGCAGGCCCGCAACGTGGAGTAA
- a CDS encoding adenine deaminase codes for MTAENTENERQTRQRLVRVARGLEDADLLVRGAQVVQPATREVFEADVLVAGGRVAALVGAGSGVRAARTVEARRAYLVPGFMDAHVHIESSLLTPARFAEAVLPRGTTAVVAEPHEVVNVLGPRGLRWMLEAGARSGLRVFGSVPSSVPASPFEQGGAELDAAQVTAALRLPGVLGLAELMNYPAVLNLEATAWDVLAAGWGGRMDGHAAGVSGRDLQAYAAAGPHSDHEATTPQEARERLRAGLWLMVREGSAAKNLQALLPVLRERPRRAMLVSDDVSVDELLELGHLDRLLRACVAGGLHPADAVALVTCHPAEYWGLHDLGLVAPGYRADFVLLHDLRGFEVLETFVGGTEAQAGSETPPLPGGGVTLGPSWETATFDVPAHWPVMEVCPDQITTGVGAPGSGDARLVVADRYGRGEHAACWTSGTGLTGGALAISILHDAHNVAVLGGTDTDIRAAGRALEALGGGVVVVSGGEVRASLPLPYAGLMSDRPPREVAAGLAKVTAAARLLGCTLPYPVTTLSFLGLSVIPALKLTPRGLLDVLAWRLLPRETARAEG; via the coding sequence ATGACCGCCGAAAACACGGAGAACGAGAGACAGACGCGGCAACGGCTGGTGCGCGTCGCGCGCGGGCTGGAAGACGCCGACCTGCTCGTGCGCGGAGCCCAGGTGGTTCAACCGGCGACTCGGGAGGTGTTTGAGGCAGACGTGCTGGTTGCGGGGGGCCGGGTGGCAGCGCTCGTCGGCGCGGGCTCGGGCGTGCGGGCGGCGCGGACGGTGGAGGCACGTAGGGCTTATCTGGTGCCCGGCTTTATGGACGCGCACGTGCACATCGAGTCCAGCCTGCTAACGCCCGCGCGGTTTGCGGAGGCGGTGCTGCCACGGGGCACGACAGCGGTGGTAGCCGAGCCCCACGAGGTCGTCAACGTGCTGGGCCCACGCGGGCTGCGGTGGATGCTGGAGGCCGGGGCAAGGTCCGGCCTGCGGGTCTTCGGCTCGGTACCGTCCTCGGTGCCCGCCAGTCCCTTCGAGCAGGGGGGCGCAGAGCTGGACGCGGCCCAGGTGACGGCCGCGCTGCGCCTGCCGGGCGTGCTGGGGTTGGCAGAACTGATGAATTACCCCGCGGTGCTCAACCTGGAGGCAACCGCGTGGGACGTGCTCGCGGCAGGCTGGGGCGGGCGCATGGACGGCCACGCCGCAGGTGTGTCGGGCCGCGACCTGCAGGCCTATGCGGCCGCCGGTCCCCACTCCGACCATGAGGCCACCACGCCGCAGGAGGCCCGCGAACGCCTGCGCGCTGGGCTGTGGCTGATGGTGCGTGAGGGCTCGGCGGCCAAAAACCTGCAAGCCCTGCTGCCCGTGCTGCGCGAACGCCCCCGCCGCGCCATGCTCGTCAGTGATGACGTCAGCGTGGACGAGCTGCTGGAACTCGGCCACCTCGACCGGCTGCTGCGTGCCTGCGTCGCGGGCGGCCTACACCCCGCCGACGCGGTTGCACTCGTGACCTGTCATCCCGCCGAGTACTGGGGGCTACACGACCTCGGGCTGGTCGCGCCGGGCTACCGCGCCGACTTCGTGCTGCTGCACGACCTCAGGGGGTTCGAGGTGCTGGAGACGTTCGTGGGCGGCACCGAGGCGCAGGCGGGAAGCGAGACGCCCCCCCTCCCAGGCGGCGGCGTGACGCTGGGGCCGAGCTGGGAAACGGCGACCTTTGACGTCCCCGCCCACTGGCCGGTGATGGAGGTGTGCCCGGACCAGATCACCACCGGGGTCGGTGCGCCGGGGTCAGGAGACGCGCGGCTGGTCGTGGCCGACCGCTACGGGCGGGGGGAGCACGCCGCCTGCTGGACCTCCGGCACGGGCCTGACCGGGGGAGCGCTGGCCATCAGCATCCTGCACGACGCGCACAATGTCGCGGTGCTGGGCGGCACCGACACCGACATTCGCGCCGCAGGCCGGGCGCTGGAGGCGCTGGGGGGCGGTGTGGTCGTCGTCTCCGGAGGCGAGGTGCGCGCGAGCCTGCCCCTCCCCTACGCGGGTCTGATGAGCGACCGGCCCCCCCGGGAGGTCGCGGCGGGACTCGCGAAGGTGACGGCGGCGGCGCGGCTTCTCGGCTGCACCCTCCCCTACCCGGTCACCACCCTGAGTTTTCTGGGCCTCTCGGTGATTCCAGCGCTAAAGCTCACGCCGCGCGGCCTGCTGGACGTGCTTGCCTGGCGACTTCTGCCGCGCGAAACGGCGCGGGCGGAGGGCTGA
- a CDS encoding alpha/beta fold hydrolase: protein MPELTEHQVVVNGVRLHYVAAGPRDGPPAVLLHGFPEFWRAWERQIGPLARAGFRVVVPDLRGYNLSEKPPGVAAYRVGRLQADVAALIHALGYGRAHVVGHDWGGIIAWALAVRQPEVVDRLVILNAPHPAAVRRVFRKPAQWFRSWYIFFFQLPWLPERFLRRFGRWALRGTNPAAYTEEDRRLYEEAWAQPGAATGMINYYRALFRFRREGQDPLVRVPTLVLWGERDVALLPELASGLERWVPDVRVIRFPRASHWIMRDEPVRVNNLLMEFLST, encoded by the coding sequence ATGCCGGAGCTCACCGAACATCAGGTGGTGGTCAACGGCGTGCGCCTGCACTACGTGGCGGCAGGACCGCGGGACGGGCCGCCCGCGGTGCTGCTGCACGGCTTTCCGGAGTTCTGGCGGGCCTGGGAGCGGCAGATTGGGCCGCTGGCACGTGCGGGCTTCCGGGTGGTTGTACCGGACCTGCGCGGCTACAACCTCAGCGAGAAGCCGCCGGGCGTGGCGGCGTACCGGGTTGGCCGCCTGCAGGCGGACGTGGCTGCGCTGATCCACGCGCTGGGGTACGGGCGCGCGCACGTCGTGGGGCACGACTGGGGCGGCATCATCGCCTGGGCACTCGCGGTCCGGCAGCCGGAGGTGGTGGACCGGCTGGTGATCCTGAACGCGCCGCATCCGGCGGCTGTCCGGCGCGTCTTCCGCAAACCCGCCCAGTGGTTCCGGTCCTGGTACATCTTCTTTTTCCAGCTTCCGTGGCTGCCCGAGCGGTTCCTGCGGCGTTTCGGCCGGTGGGCGCTGCGGGGCACGAATCCCGCCGCGTACACGGAGGAGGACCGCCGCCTATACGAGGAGGCGTGGGCGCAGCCGGGAGCCGCTACCGGGATGATCAACTACTACCGTGCCCTGTTCCGCTTTCGGAGGGAGGGACAGGACCCGCTGGTGCGGGTGCCCACGCTGGTCCTGTGGGGGGAGCGGGATGTGGCGCTGCTCCCCGAACTGGCCAGTGGGCTGGAACGCTGGGTGCCGGACGTGCGGGTGATCCGCTTTCCCCGCGCGAGCCACTGGATCATGCGTGACGAACCCGTGCGGGTCAACAATCTCCTGATGGAGTTCCTGTCCACCTGA
- a CDS encoding 2Fe-2S iron-sulfur cluster-binding protein — MVEIMVEGYGVIRAQEGERLVLALERGGVDLLHRCGGQARCTTCRVQFLEGEPDAMTVAEYDKLTEKGLLGQARLSCQIECAQGMALTPLQTRRSTGLEPGKTPAESIEPEPVWTTRPGASTEG; from the coding sequence ATGGTCGAGATCATGGTCGAGGGCTACGGGGTCATCAGGGCGCAGGAGGGTGAGCGGCTGGTGCTGGCGCTGGAGCGCGGTGGGGTGGATCTCCTGCACCGCTGCGGTGGCCAGGCCCGCTGCACGACCTGCCGCGTGCAGTTTCTAGAGGGCGAGCCGGACGCCATGACGGTGGCCGAGTACGACAAGCTCACCGAAAAAGGGCTGTTGGGTCAGGCCCGGCTCTCCTGTCAGATCGAATGCGCGCAGGGGATGGCGCTCACGCCCCTTCAGACAAGACGCTCCACCGGGCTTGAGCCCGGCAAGACTCCTGCCGAGAGCATCGAACCCGAGCCGGTGTGGACCACGCGGCCCGGCGCCTCGACAGAGGGCTAG
- a CDS encoding DUF421 domain-containing protein: MSGAEVVPFELERMFLGDTPPLFLLEIVFRTAVIFLWLVFLLRVTGKRGLAQLSPLELAIVIALGSAAGDPLFYPEVPLLHAMLVLGLVVGLQRFLSFLVIRNERVETFIEGLPVELVRDGMLFPQALHLANLSREDLFERLRVEGVRQLGEVQRVYFEQDGNLSVFLQVQNAPPGLPIVPPWDLEPPPSVLAGALVAGPVACTHCGAVLLTAPPPLEPLPPCPRCSRDTWTPATTDPLGERKRSGE, encoded by the coding sequence TTGAGCGGCGCGGAGGTCGTACCGTTCGAGCTGGAGCGGATGTTCCTGGGGGACACACCGCCGCTGTTTCTGCTGGAGATCGTCTTTCGCACGGCGGTGATCTTCCTGTGGCTGGTGTTTTTGCTGCGGGTGACCGGCAAGCGGGGCCTGGCGCAGCTCAGCCCCCTTGAGCTCGCCATCGTGATCGCGCTGGGTTCGGCGGCGGGTGATCCGCTGTTTTACCCGGAGGTGCCGCTGCTGCACGCCATGCTGGTGCTGGGGCTGGTGGTGGGCCTTCAGCGCTTTTTATCGTTCTTGGTGATTCGCAATGAGCGCGTTGAAACCTTTATCGAGGGCCTGCCGGTAGAGCTTGTGCGTGACGGCATGCTGTTTCCCCAGGCCCTGCACCTGGCCAACCTCAGCCGAGAGGATCTTTTTGAGCGTCTGCGCGTCGAGGGCGTTCGGCAGCTCGGTGAGGTGCAGCGGGTGTATTTCGAGCAAGACGGCAACCTCAGCGTCTTTCTCCAGGTGCAGAACGCCCCGCCGGGCTTACCGATTGTGCCGCCTTGGGACTTGGAACCGCCGCCCTCCGTGCTGGCCGGAGCCCTGGTTGCGGGGCCGGTTGCCTGCACCCACTGCGGCGCGGTTCTCCTCACGGCCCCGCCGCCCCTGGAGCCGCTGCCACCCTGCCCGCGCTGTTCCCGCGACACCTGGACACCGGCGACCACCGATCCCTTGGGTGAGCGCAAGAGAAGCGGGGAGTAG
- the mltG gene encoding endolytic transglycosylase MltG, whose translation MTRLQGRGAPLWLKLLLGLLLVLLLAALAAFWYLRSLTQPAGGAPYTLEVKPGDTLRRVARTLEERGIVKNADVLRFVMRQNGTAGSLKEGLYDLTGEMNVYQVADKLAGPARIPTVNATIPEGWRIKDIPPILAKAGFDAAGVRAALNDSSLSPYAAGQQQNLEGFVFPATYEFRVGESARAAVQEMVERMNAEFTPENVAKAKDLGLSVRDWVILASMVQAEAANDGEMPIIAGVFLNRLRDGIALGSDPTVAYGLGKDLPELDRSAGDFTKDTPYNTYTRQGLPAGPINNPGQAALLSVLNAERKLPDGRDALYFLHGLDGNIYVNHDYAAHLRDVARYR comes from the coding sequence GTGACCCGGCTGCAGGGCAGAGGAGCTCCCCTCTGGCTCAAACTGCTGCTCGGGCTGCTGCTGGTGTTGCTGCTGGCAGCGCTGGCGGCCTTTTGGTATCTGCGCAGCCTCACGCAGCCTGCCGGGGGCGCGCCCTACACCCTGGAGGTCAAACCGGGGGATACGCTCCGGCGGGTGGCCCGGACGCTAGAAGAGCGCGGAATTGTGAAAAATGCGGATGTGCTGCGCTTTGTGATGCGGCAAAACGGCACGGCGGGAAGCCTCAAGGAAGGGCTGTACGACCTCACCGGCGAGATGAACGTCTACCAGGTGGCCGACAAGCTGGCGGGGCCGGCGCGCATTCCCACGGTGAACGCGACCATTCCCGAAGGCTGGCGCATCAAGGACATTCCCCCCATTCTCGCCAAGGCCGGCTTCGACGCGGCGGGCGTCAGGGCGGCCCTCAACGATTCCAGCCTCAGCCCCTACGCGGCTGGCCAGCAGCAGAACCTGGAAGGCTTTGTCTTTCCTGCCACCTACGAGTTTCGGGTGGGCGAGTCGGCCAGAGCGGCCGTACAGGAGATGGTGGAGCGCATGAACGCCGAATTCACCCCAGAAAACGTCGCCAAGGCCAAGGACCTCGGTCTGAGCGTGCGTGACTGGGTGATCCTGGCCAGCATGGTGCAGGCCGAAGCCGCCAACGACGGGGAGATGCCCATCATCGCCGGGGTGTTTTTGAATCGCCTGCGGGACGGCATCGCGCTGGGAAGCGATCCAACCGTAGCCTACGGCCTGGGCAAAGACCTCCCCGAACTCGACCGCAGTGCTGGCGACTTTACCAAGGACACGCCCTACAACACCTACACCCGCCAGGGCCTGCCCGCCGGGCCGATCAACAACCCCGGTCAAGCGGCCCTCCTGAGCGTGCTGAACGCCGAGCGCAAGCTGCCCGACGGCCGTGACGCCCTGTATTTTCTGCACGGTCTGGACGGCAACATCTACGTCAACCACGATTACGCCGCACACCTGCGGGACGTGGCGCGCTACCGCTGA